One region of Planifilum fulgidum genomic DNA includes:
- a CDS encoding NUDIX domain-containing protein, with translation MDETLMDIASLTRNQPFCAGVILAKGRCLLLTLNADGVPETLKGTAWRVGGVGGGQEPGETVWDCALREAREEAFAEVELIPSPSTYFHNMDTGAIRRIRVRDPVPPLLFSRTVNPRPDRPYAPGLPTGPFIHFALFLSRPKAWDTIRPGDDVQGLLLCPVDGWTRLKAGNKLKELARSGIEVIGRPNVDWERRPWFRRRSRWTPFSPFWKNIRNCLTS, from the coding sequence GTGGACGAGACGCTGATGGACATCGCCTCCCTGACCCGGAACCAGCCCTTTTGTGCAGGAGTGATCCTCGCAAAGGGGCGGTGCTTGCTTCTCACCTTGAACGCGGACGGCGTTCCAGAGACGCTGAAGGGAACCGCGTGGCGGGTCGGAGGGGTGGGCGGAGGCCAGGAGCCCGGTGAGACGGTTTGGGATTGTGCGCTGCGGGAAGCGAGGGAGGAGGCCTTTGCCGAGGTGGAGCTGATCCCCTCCCCTTCCACCTATTTTCATAACATGGACACCGGAGCGATTCGGCGGATCCGGGTTCGCGATCCCGTCCCGCCGCTCCTCTTCAGCCGGACCGTCAACCCCCGTCCGGATCGTCCCTATGCCCCCGGGCTGCCGACGGGCCCCTTCATCCACTTTGCGCTGTTCCTCTCCCGGCCCAAGGCTTGGGACACAATCCGGCCGGGAGACGACGTGCAGGGGCTGCTTCTCTGTCCCGTCGACGGCTGGACCCGTCTGAAAGCGGGAAACAAGTTGAAGGAATTGGCGCGCTCCGGCATCGAGGTGATCGGTCGGCCGAACGTTGATTGGGAACGCCGGCCATGGTTCCGGAGGAGGAGTCGATGGACACCGTTTTCTCCCTTCTGGAAAAACATCCGGAACTGCTTGACCTCTTGA
- a CDS encoding MDR family MFS transporter — MGQPTKQPPAETERNRVKVVPLLAVLLSGAFVAILNETLLNVAITPIMESFQVEASTAQWLATVYLLVIAVLVPVSAFLIQRFTTRQLYTAAMLLFGAGTLIAGTAPAFALLLLGRILQAAGTGILIPLFTNVILAVIPPERRGRVMGLFGLVIMFAPAVGPTVSGLIVDYLSWRWLFYLVLPIAVIAILYGIVSLKNVTEVTRPKMDLISVALSTIGFGGVVFGFSSAGEGTGGWTDPEVVIALTAGLISLALFVIRQRKLATPMLDMRVFAYPMFTLAILVMMIVVMTMFATMIVLPIYLLKVLAFSAVTVGLIMLPGGLINGALSPVMGYLFDRFGPRWLLIPGVVTMTVTVFLFRSLDPGTSPLTIVILHTMLMVSVAMVMMPAQTNGLNQLPPYLYPHGAAIANTLMQVSGAIGTALFVTIMTLGQQRYMEGHPGAADETAALAAGVKQAFTFGFLLAVLALSLALFVKRVKVAPKPEKGGQEKKGSFQKEPGMA, encoded by the coding sequence ATGGGACAACCGACAAAACAACCGCCTGCGGAAACGGAGAGAAACCGCGTCAAAGTCGTGCCGCTGCTCGCCGTTTTGCTGTCGGGCGCCTTTGTCGCCATCCTGAATGAGACCCTGCTCAACGTGGCGATCACGCCGATCATGGAGTCCTTTCAGGTGGAGGCAAGCACCGCCCAGTGGCTCGCCACCGTTTACCTGCTCGTCATTGCCGTTTTGGTCCCGGTGAGCGCCTTCCTCATTCAGCGCTTCACCACCCGGCAGCTCTACACGGCCGCCATGCTTCTGTTCGGAGCGGGGACCCTGATCGCCGGAACGGCTCCCGCCTTCGCCCTTTTGCTGTTGGGACGCATCCTGCAGGCCGCCGGCACCGGGATCCTGATCCCGCTGTTTACCAACGTCATCCTGGCCGTGATTCCGCCGGAAAGAAGGGGCCGGGTCATGGGTCTGTTCGGGCTCGTCATCATGTTCGCCCCTGCCGTCGGTCCGACGGTGTCCGGGCTGATCGTGGACTACCTGTCCTGGCGCTGGCTGTTTTATCTGGTCCTTCCGATCGCCGTCATCGCCATTCTGTACGGCATCGTCTCCTTGAAAAACGTGACGGAAGTGACCCGGCCCAAGATGGACCTGATTTCCGTCGCGCTGTCCACGATCGGTTTCGGCGGCGTGGTCTTCGGATTCAGCTCCGCCGGAGAAGGGACGGGGGGCTGGACGGATCCGGAAGTGGTCATCGCACTGACGGCCGGACTGATTTCCCTCGCCCTGTTTGTGATCCGCCAGAGGAAACTGGCCACGCCCATGCTCGACATGCGGGTCTTCGCCTACCCGATGTTCACCCTGGCCATCCTTGTCATGATGATCGTGGTGATGACCATGTTTGCCACGATGATCGTATTGCCGATTTATCTGCTGAAGGTGCTCGCCTTCAGCGCCGTGACGGTCGGGTTGATCATGCTGCCGGGCGGCCTCATCAACGGCGCCCTGTCGCCGGTGATGGGATACCTGTTTGACAGGTTCGGCCCCCGCTGGCTCCTGATTCCGGGTGTCGTCACGATGACCGTCACCGTCTTCCTGTTCCGGTCCCTGGATCCGGGCACATCGCCCCTGACCATTGTCATCCTGCACACCATGCTGATGGTTTCGGTGGCGATGGTGATGATGCCGGCCCAGACCAACGGCCTCAATCAGTTGCCCCCCTACCTGTATCCCCACGGCGCGGCGATCGCCAACACCCTGATGCAGGTCTCCGGCGCCATCGGAACCGCCTTGTTCGTCACCATCATGACGTTGGGGCAGCAGCGCTATATGGAAGGACATCCCGGTGCGGCCGATGAGACGGCCGCCCTGGCCGCGGGTGTCAAACAGGCTTTCACCTTCGGATTTCTCCTGGCTGTTCTCGCCCTCTCTCTCGCCCTGTTCGTGAAACGGGTGAAAGTCGCGCCCAAACCGGAAAAAGGCGGGCAGGAGAAAAAGGGAAGTTTTCAAAAGGAACCCGGGATGGCTTGA
- a CDS encoding type 1 glutamine amidotransferase domain-containing protein, whose product MRLKGKKVVCLVEADFEDLELWYPVMRLREEGAEVLLAGPERGAVYKGKYGVPATADLSFDELDPEEYDGLLIPGGWAPDKLRRDPRVLRTVRSLHEAGKPIGQICHAGWVLISARILQGKRVTSTPGIRDDMENAGARWVDEPVVVDGNLVSSRRPPDLPVYAKTFCDLLAQG is encoded by the coding sequence ATGCGTCTGAAAGGAAAAAAAGTGGTCTGTCTGGTCGAAGCGGATTTTGAAGACCTGGAACTGTGGTATCCCGTGATGAGACTGAGGGAAGAGGGGGCGGAGGTCCTGCTCGCAGGCCCCGAGCGGGGCGCGGTATATAAAGGTAAATACGGGGTTCCCGCGACGGCGGACCTTTCCTTTGATGAACTGGATCCCGAAGAGTATGACGGCCTCCTGATCCCCGGCGGATGGGCGCCGGACAAACTGCGCCGCGACCCGAGGGTGCTCCGGACCGTCCGCTCCCTCCATGAGGCGGGAAAACCCATCGGACAGATCTGCCACGCGGGTTGGGTGCTGATCTCGGCCCGGATCCTGCAAGGAAAGCGGGTCACTTCCACCCCCGGCATCCGGGACGACATGGAGAACGCCGGCGCCCGCTGGGTGGATGAGCCGGTGGTCGTCGACGGAAACCTGGTTTCCAGCCGTCGTCCCCCGGATCTGCCCGTCTACGCCAAGACCTTTTGCGACCTGCTGGCGCAAGGATGA
- the sufC gene encoding Fe-S cluster assembly ATPase SufC — translation MANSPKLIIEDLHVSVEDKEILKGVNLEINGGEVHAIMGPNGTGKSTLAQAIMGHPKYEVTKGRVLLDGENVLEMEVNERALKGLFLAMQYPSEVSGVTNSDFLRSAINARRGEGNEISLMKFIRQLDEKMELLGIDESFAQRYLNEGFSGGEKKRNEILQMMMLEPRIAILDEIDSGLDIDSIKVVANGVNSMRSPNLGVLIITHYQRLLNYIKPDFVHVIMQGRIVRSGGPELALQLEERGYDWIKEELGIEDETVEQEA, via the coding sequence ATGGCAAATTCACCGAAACTGATCATAGAAGATCTTCATGTCTCCGTGGAGGACAAGGAGATCTTGAAAGGGGTCAACCTGGAGATCAACGGCGGGGAAGTCCACGCGATCATGGGTCCCAACGGGACCGGCAAGAGCACCCTCGCCCAGGCGATCATGGGACATCCCAAATATGAAGTGACAAAGGGGAGAGTCCTCCTGGACGGCGAGAACGTCCTGGAGATGGAAGTGAATGAGCGGGCGCTCAAGGGACTGTTTTTGGCGATGCAGTATCCCTCCGAAGTGAGCGGGGTGACCAACAGCGACTTCCTGCGCAGCGCCATCAATGCCCGCCGGGGGGAGGGCAACGAAATCTCCTTGATGAAGTTCATCCGCCAGCTGGATGAGAAGATGGAGCTCCTCGGCATCGACGAATCCTTCGCCCAGCGCTACCTGAACGAAGGGTTCTCCGGCGGTGAGAAGAAGCGGAACGAGATTCTGCAAATGATGATGCTGGAACCCCGGATCGCCATCCTGGACGAAATCGATTCCGGTCTGGACATCGACTCCATCAAGGTGGTGGCCAACGGGGTCAACTCGATGCGCAGTCCGAATCTGGGTGTTCTGATCATCACCCACTATCAGCGTCTTCTCAACTACATCAAACCCGACTTCGTCCATGTCATCATGCAGGGGCGGATTGTCCGTTCCGGCGGACCGGAATTGGCGCTTCAACTGGAAGAGCGGGGCTACGATTGGATTAAGGAAGAGCTGGGCATCGAAGACGAAACGGTCGAGCAAGAGGCCTAA
- the sufD gene encoding Fe-S cluster assembly protein SufD, whose translation MSVDTGILFDQKTVNQLSEKHREPDWMRQFRLDALQAAGRLDLPRVQKTRIDRWNFTRFEPVTEASSLDSLKALPESVKSLLSSDMEKDNVIVQKNADPVYVHLDAALKDKGVIFTDLATAVREYPELVRQYFMTKGVRPDEHRLTALHAALWSGGVFLYVPKNVEVDLPFQSLFWADGAGVGLLSHVLVVAEANSRVDLVVNVVSEQEEEAVHNGVLEAIVGPGARVRVATINHMGKQATDVFYRRGVVDRDGQLEWLVGDLSGGHTLSDITTHLNGTGGRVDVKSIVVGSGEQRSNVTASVHHWGTHTESNILSRGVVRDQANSIINGITKIEKGATKADGQQAENVLMLNSRARGDANPILLIDENDVKAGHAASVGRIDDIQMFYLMSRGISREEAEKLIIFGFLAPVLSAIPFESLKQQLNRVIERKLQQ comes from the coding sequence ATGAGCGTGGATACGGGAATTCTTTTTGACCAGAAAACGGTGAACCAGCTGTCCGAAAAACATCGAGAGCCCGATTGGATGCGCCAGTTTCGTCTCGACGCCCTTCAGGCCGCAGGCCGTCTCGATTTGCCCCGGGTGCAGAAAACCCGGATCGACCGGTGGAATTTCACCCGGTTTGAGCCCGTGACCGAGGCGTCTTCCCTGGACAGCCTGAAGGCCCTGCCGGAATCGGTAAAGTCCCTCCTTTCTTCCGACATGGAGAAGGACAACGTCATCGTGCAGAAAAACGCGGATCCGGTCTACGTTCACCTGGATGCGGCGCTGAAGGACAAAGGGGTGATCTTCACCGACCTTGCGACCGCCGTGCGGGAATATCCGGAGCTCGTGCGCCAATACTTCATGACGAAGGGCGTGCGCCCGGATGAACACCGCCTGACCGCCCTCCACGCCGCCCTGTGGAGCGGGGGCGTTTTCCTCTATGTCCCCAAGAATGTGGAGGTGGACCTCCCCTTCCAAAGCCTGTTCTGGGCCGACGGCGCAGGGGTGGGTCTCCTGTCCCACGTGCTGGTGGTGGCGGAGGCCAACAGCCGGGTCGACCTCGTCGTCAACGTGGTTTCGGAACAGGAGGAGGAGGCGGTCCACAACGGGGTGCTGGAGGCCATTGTCGGTCCGGGGGCCCGCGTCCGGGTGGCCACCATCAACCACATGGGCAAACAGGCGACGGACGTCTTCTACCGTCGCGGTGTGGTGGACCGGGACGGTCAGCTGGAATGGCTGGTCGGCGACCTGAGCGGCGGCCACACCCTGTCGGACATCACGACCCATTTGAACGGAACCGGCGGACGGGTGGATGTAAAGTCCATCGTGGTCGGCTCCGGAGAGCAGCGTTCCAATGTCACCGCCAGCGTGCACCACTGGGGAACCCATACGGAAAGCAACATTCTTTCCCGGGGAGTCGTGCGGGATCAGGCCAACAGCATCATCAACGGCATCACCAAGATCGAAAAGGGTGCCACCAAGGCCGACGGCCAACAGGCGGAAAACGTGCTGATGCTTAACTCCCGGGCCCGGGGGGATGCCAACCCGATCCTGCTGATCGACGAGAACGATGTGAAGGCGGGCCACGCCGCCAGTGTCGGCCGGATCGACGACATCCAGATGTTTTATCTGATGTCCCGCGGCATTTCCCGGGAGGAAGCGGAGAAGCTGATCATTTTCGGTTTCCTCGCTCCGGTTCTCTCGGCGATTCCCTTTGAATCGCTCAAACAGCAGCTGAACCGCGTGATCGAAAGGAAGCTGCAGCAATGA
- a CDS encoding cysteine desulfurase: protein MNKYARDFPILQQKVNGHPLVYLDSSASSQKPFQVIEAVERYYKEINSNVHRGVHTLGTRATEAYEGAREKVRRFIGARSEKEVIFTRGTTSSLNLVAHSYARARLGPGDEIVLTPAEHHSNLIPWQQAAKATGAALKYLPLEPDGTLDLNKVQEMITGRTKLLAIAQVSNVLGTIHPIRELADMVHRQGGVIVVDGAQSVPHMKVDVQELDVDFLAFSGHKMMGPTGIGVLYGRESLLEEMEPLEYGGEMIDHVDLYESTWKELPWKFEGGTPIIAGAVGLAAAIDYLESVGMDTIHRHDQELAAYAQRRLEEIEGITIYGPRENRTSLVTFNLEGVHPHDVATVLDAEGIAVRAGHHCAQPLMRWLGVTATVRASFYLYNDESDIDRLVEGIRKTKEYFGNVLG from the coding sequence ATGAACAAATATGCTCGGGATTTTCCCATCCTGCAACAGAAAGTGAACGGCCACCCGTTGGTATATCTTGACAGCTCCGCCAGCTCCCAGAAACCGTTTCAGGTGATCGAGGCGGTGGAAAGGTATTACAAGGAGATCAACTCCAACGTCCACCGGGGGGTTCACACCCTGGGAACCCGGGCGACCGAGGCCTACGAGGGGGCACGGGAAAAGGTGCGCCGGTTTATCGGAGCCCGCTCCGAAAAGGAAGTGATCTTCACCCGGGGCACCACTTCCTCCCTCAACCTGGTGGCCCACAGTTATGCCCGGGCCCGGTTGGGTCCGGGGGACGAGATCGTCCTGACGCCGGCGGAGCACCACAGCAACCTGATTCCTTGGCAACAAGCGGCCAAGGCGACGGGGGCCGCTCTCAAATATTTGCCTTTGGAACCGGACGGCACGCTGGATCTGAATAAGGTGCAGGAGATGATTACCGGGCGGACCAAACTGTTGGCCATCGCCCAGGTCTCCAACGTGCTGGGGACGATTCACCCGATCCGGGAACTGGCGGACATGGTGCACCGCCAGGGCGGTGTGATCGTGGTGGACGGTGCCCAGAGCGTGCCCCATATGAAGGTGGATGTGCAGGAGCTGGACGTCGACTTTCTGGCCTTTTCCGGGCACAAGATGATGGGGCCGACCGGGATCGGCGTTCTCTACGGCAGGGAATCCCTGCTCGAGGAGATGGAGCCCCTGGAATACGGCGGGGAGATGATCGACCACGTCGATCTGTACGAATCGACCTGGAAAGAGCTCCCCTGGAAGTTTGAAGGGGGAACGCCCATCATCGCCGGCGCGGTCGGTCTCGCCGCCGCCATCGATTATCTGGAATCGGTGGGGATGGACACCATCCATCGGCATGACCAGGAACTGGCGGCCTATGCCCAGAGGCGGCTGGAAGAGATCGAAGGCATCACCATCTACGGCCCCCGGGAAAACCGGACCAGTCTGGTCACCTTCAACCTGGAGGGGGTCCACCCCCACGATGTGGCGACGGTGCTGGACGCCGAAGGAATCGCCGTCCGCGCCGGCCATCACTGCGCACAGCCGCTGATGCGGTGGCTGGGGGTGACGGCGACGGTCCGGGCCAGCTTTTACCTGTACAACGATGAATCAGACATTGATCGTCTGGTGGAAGGGATTCGAAAGACAAAGGAGTATTTCGGAAATGTCCTTGGATGA
- the sufU gene encoding Fe-S cluster assembly sulfur transfer protein SufU produces the protein MSLDDLYRRVIMDHYQRPRNRGRFEDGAVTIDMNNPTCGDRISLQLRVEDGKIKDAKFLGEGCSISQASASMMTEAIKGLSIEEALRLSGLFSEMMQGKEVDTEQFPLEDIEALQGVAKFPARIKCATLAWKALEKGVKQLH, from the coding sequence ATGTCCTTGGATGATCTCTATCGCCGCGTCATCATGGATCACTATCAGCGTCCCCGCAACCGAGGCCGGTTTGAGGACGGCGCGGTGACCATCGACATGAACAATCCCACCTGCGGTGACAGGATTTCCCTTCAGCTGCGGGTGGAGGACGGCAAAATCAAAGACGCGAAGTTTCTCGGGGAAGGCTGCTCCATCAGCCAGGCATCGGCCTCGATGATGACGGAAGCGATCAAGGGATTGAGCATCGAGGAGGCCCTGCGCCTGTCCGGCCTCTTTTCCGAGATGATGCAGGGGAAAGAGGTGGACACGGAGCAATTTCCCCTCGAAGATATCGAGGCGCTCCAGGGTGTCGCCAAGTTTCCGGCCCGCATCAAGTGCGCGACGCTGGCCTGGAAGGCCCTGGAGAAGGGAGTCAAGCAGCTCCATTGA